A window of the Pedobacter frigiditerrae genome harbors these coding sequences:
- a CDS encoding glycosyltransferase family 1 protein has product MNIGFDGKRAANNLTGLGNYSRSLIEHVAKQFPTNQYFIYTPKVKENILTLPLFSKANVYLKQPDKGKSKLFWRSSGIKKQLIEDKIDLFHGLSHEIPMGIQHIGIKSIVTMHDLIFLRKPHYYKLIDRLIYKFKSKYACDKSDRIIAISEKTKEDIVELYNINPSKIDVIYQSCDDSFKTLSSTFEKEKIKKKYKLPDKFILNVGTIEARKNLLLVIKALPKINDDFKLVVVGKETTYTALVKREIENLGLQHRVIFLKNVPFNDLPLIYQLASVFVLPSYYEGFGIPIIEALYSNIPVVAATGSCLEEAGGPNSIYVSPDSEIDLANAINKVLTDEKLQDTMKQKGYEYVQKFENEIVNQQLMDCYLKTMKQ; this is encoded by the coding sequence ATGAATATTGGATTCGACGGCAAACGTGCTGCAAATAATTTAACTGGATTAGGCAATTACAGCCGCTCATTGATTGAACATGTAGCAAAGCAGTTTCCAACCAACCAATATTTTATTTATACCCCAAAAGTAAAGGAAAACATTTTAACCCTTCCTTTATTTTCTAAAGCTAATGTCTATCTAAAACAGCCTGATAAAGGTAAATCAAAATTGTTTTGGCGAAGTTCTGGCATCAAAAAACAACTTATAGAGGATAAAATCGATTTATTTCATGGCTTAAGTCACGAAATCCCTATGGGCATACAGCATATTGGAATTAAAAGCATTGTAACGATGCACGACTTAATCTTTCTTCGCAAACCACACTACTATAAACTTATAGATAGACTTATTTACAAGTTTAAAAGCAAATATGCATGTGATAAATCTGATAGAATTATCGCCATCAGCGAAAAAACAAAAGAAGACATAGTTGAACTCTACAATATCAATCCCTCAAAAATCGATGTAATTTATCAAAGCTGTGATGATAGTTTTAAAACGTTATCGAGTACTTTTGAAAAAGAAAAAATAAAGAAAAAATATAAGCTTCCTGATAAATTCATACTGAACGTGGGAACGATTGAAGCTAGAAAAAATCTTTTACTTGTTATCAAAGCATTGCCAAAAATAAATGATGATTTTAAACTAGTTGTTGTCGGCAAAGAAACCACTTATACTGCTTTAGTAAAAAGAGAAATAGAAAATCTAGGCTTACAACACAGGGTGATTTTTCTTAAAAATGTCCCTTTTAATGATCTGCCTTTAATTTATCAGCTTGCTAGTGTTTTTGTTTTACCCTCTTATTATGAAGGTTTTGGTATTCCAATAATTGAAGCTTTGTACAGCAATATTCCGGTGGTTGCAGCAACTGGCTCATGTTTGGAAGAGGCTGGCGGACCGAACAGCATTTATGTTTCTCCAGATAGCGAAATTGATTTGGCGAATGCGATTAACAAAGTTTTAACTGACGAAAAATTACAGGATACGATGAAGCAAAAAGGATATGAATACGTTCAAAAATTCGAAAATGAAATAGTAAACCAACAACTGATGGATTGCTATTTAAAAACAATGAAACAATGA
- a CDS encoding 2,3,4,5-tetrahydropyridine-2,6-dicarboxylate N-succinyltransferase: MIGELKKLVEAAWEDRSLLTYNNYCEAIEEVILRLDKGELRVAEPILNSWGINEWIKKAVILYFPIKEMKEIKVGPFVYHDKMELKTNYKEQGVRVVPMASARYGAFLAKGVIMMPSYVNIGAYVDEGTMVDTWATVGSCAQIGKRVHLSGGVGIGGVLEPVQAAPVIIEDDCFLGSRAIVVEGVKLEKEVVLGANVVLTASTKIIDVTGPTPVEYKGYVPARSVVIPGSYTKKFPAGDFQVPCALIIGKRKESTDKKTSLNDALRENNVAV, encoded by the coding sequence ATGATTGGAGAATTAAAAAAATTAGTAGAAGCTGCTTGGGAAGATAGATCTTTATTAACCTACAACAACTATTGCGAGGCAATTGAAGAAGTAATTTTGAGATTAGATAAAGGCGAGTTGCGTGTTGCAGAACCTATTTTAAATTCTTGGGGAATAAACGAATGGATTAAAAAAGCCGTGATTTTATATTTCCCAATCAAAGAAATGAAAGAAATTAAAGTTGGTCCTTTTGTTTACCATGATAAAATGGAATTAAAAACCAACTATAAAGAACAAGGTGTGCGTGTTGTACCTATGGCTAGTGCCCGCTATGGTGCTTTTTTAGCTAAAGGTGTAATCATGATGCCTTCTTATGTTAACATTGGTGCGTATGTAGATGAAGGTACAATGGTTGACACTTGGGCAACTGTAGGATCATGTGCTCAAATTGGAAAACGAGTTCACTTAAGTGGTGGTGTTGGAATTGGTGGCGTTTTAGAACCTGTTCAAGCTGCACCAGTTATTATTGAGGATGACTGTTTCTTAGGTTCTAGAGCAATCGTTGTTGAAGGCGTAAAATTAGAAAAAGAAGTTGTTTTAGGGGCTAATGTTGTATTAACTGCATCCACAAAAATTATTGATGTTACTGGTCCAACTCCTGTTGAATATAAAGGATATGTGCCTGCTCGTTCAGTTGTAATTCCTGGTTCATATACTAAAAAATTCCCTGCTGGCGATTTTCAGGTTCCATGTGCTTTAATCATTGGAAAACGTAAAGAATCTACAGATAAAAAAACTTCTCTAAATGATGCATTGAGAGAAAATAATGTAGCCGTATAA
- a CDS encoding RNA-binding S4 domain-containing protein, which produces MTEKEKLRIDKYLWAIRLFKTRSLATDACKAGRVKFNGQNLKPSAIVKVGEVYQVSKGIEKKVIEVVELLYNRVEAKIAVTKYKDITPVEETHAYKSMFHAPSLKRDRGTGRPTKKDRRETDDLIGGLYEEG; this is translated from the coding sequence ATGACTGAAAAAGAGAAATTAAGGATAGATAAATATCTCTGGGCAATAAGATTGTTTAAAACCAGAAGTTTGGCGACTGATGCATGCAAAGCTGGTCGGGTAAAATTTAATGGTCAAAATTTAAAGCCTTCAGCTATTGTGAAAGTTGGAGAAGTGTATCAAGTTTCTAAGGGAATAGAGAAAAAAGTAATAGAGGTAGTAGAACTATTATACAACAGAGTTGAGGCAAAAATAGCAGTAACAAAGTATAAAGATATCACCCCTGTGGAAGAAACCCATGCTTACAAATCTATGTTTCATGCGCCAAGTTTAAAACGAGATAGGGGAACAGGTAGGCCAACTAAAAAAGATAGAAGAGAAACTGACGATTTGATTGGTGGGCTGTATGAAGAAGGGTAG
- a CDS encoding EcsC family protein: MSNYEEQIKLELQFWELELMKKPSLLGNLATKVQTKINSYIPTKVHKAITAAIKQMVKAVLFGSTYTTSAMPDREMSLLYRESLVKSKIDSYSKTGAAEGGITGAGGFLMSMADFPILIGIKIKMLFEIAALYGFDVKDYRERLYILHIFQLAFSSKIGTQNVYKQMQNWDQKLIVLPESADQFDWQTFQQEYRDYIDLAKMAQLLPIVGAAVGAVANYQLIQKLGKTAMMAYRKRLIANG, translated from the coding sequence ATGAGCAATTACGAAGAACAAATAAAGCTAGAACTACAATTTTGGGAATTGGAATTGATGAAAAAGCCATCTCTTCTCGGAAATTTAGCCACAAAGGTTCAAACCAAAATCAACAGCTACATCCCAACAAAAGTTCATAAAGCAATTACAGCGGCTATAAAACAAATGGTTAAAGCTGTGTTATTTGGATCTACATACACTACTTCGGCAATGCCGGATAGAGAAATGAGTTTATTATACAGAGAATCTTTGGTTAAATCAAAAATCGACAGCTATAGTAAAACTGGAGCTGCAGAAGGCGGAATAACTGGCGCAGGTGGTTTTTTAATGAGCATGGCCGATTTTCCAATATTAATTGGTATCAAAATAAAAATGCTTTTCGAAATCGCAGCGCTGTATGGCTTTGACGTTAAAGATTATCGCGAAAGATTGTATATTCTTCATATCTTTCAATTGGCCTTTTCTAGCAAAATAGGTACTCAGAATGTTTATAAACAAATGCAGAATTGGGATCAAAAGCTAATTGTATTACCAGAAAGTGCAGATCAATTTGATTGGCAAACTTTTCAACAAGAATATAGAGACTATATAGATTTAGCAAAAATGGCACAGTTACTTCCAATTGTGGGTGCTGCCGTTGGGGCTGTAGCTAATTACCAATTGATACAGAAGCTAGGCAAAACGGCGATGATGGCCTACAGAAAGAGGTTGATAGCTAATGGTTAA
- a CDS encoding OmpH family outer membrane protein — MKITTLKVSSLATAIAIVSVLSACGNKDAKTDATAAKTTSATVAADEKIVYVNSDSLLTKYEYAKDIKAKMETKGKAAEADLAAKGQAFQREVQAYQAQANTLPADQRAATEQRLQRKDQELKAYQQNAGAALQNENAKEQEALYNKIADYLKTYSKSKGYKMVLTYSKGNSAILFADETLDVTSPVLVGLNEAYLKDKK; from the coding sequence ATGAAGATAACTACATTAAAAGTAAGCAGTTTAGCTACTGCAATAGCAATAGTTTCGGTACTGTCTGCTTGTGGAAATAAGGATGCAAAAACTGATGCAACGGCTGCAAAAACAACTAGCGCAACTGTTGCTGCTGATGAGAAAATCGTTTACGTTAACTCTGACTCATTGTTAACCAAATACGAATATGCTAAAGACATTAAAGCTAAAATGGAAACTAAAGGTAAAGCTGCAGAAGCTGATTTAGCTGCTAAAGGCCAAGCTTTTCAGCGTGAGGTACAAGCATATCAAGCACAAGCTAATACTTTACCAGCCGACCAAAGAGCTGCAACTGAGCAAAGATTACAACGTAAAGACCAAGAGTTAAAAGCTTATCAGCAAAATGCTGGTGCTGCTTTACAAAACGAAAATGCTAAAGAACAAGAAGCACTTTACAACAAAATTGCTGATTACTTAAAAACATATTCAAAATCAAAAGGTTATAAAATGGTGTTAACTTACTCAAAAGGTAATAGTGCTATTTTATTTGCTGATGAAACTTTAGATGTAACTTCTCCAGTACTTGTTGGCTTAAATGAAGCTTATTTAAAAGACAAAAAATAA
- the gyrB gene encoding DNA topoisomerase (ATP-hydrolyzing) subunit B has product MSEEKDPNSNYGADNIQVLEGLEAVRKRPSMYIGDTGIKGLHHLVYEVVDNSIDEALAGHADTIYVNILKDNSIRVEDNGRGIPTGINKKENKSALEIVMTVLHAGGKFDKDTYKVSGGLHGVGVSCVNALSTHLRAEVHREGEIWVQEYNIGKPLYDVKQIGTTEKRGTIVTFSPDATIFTQTTEYRFDTLASRLRELSFLNKGISLTLVDERETLADGTFLTEVFKSEGGLKEFVQFLDGTRPSLIPEPIYVEGIKNGIPVELAMQYNDSYSENVHSYVNNINTHEGGTHIAGFRRGLTRTLKAYAEKSGLLKNVKFEITGDDFREGLTAVVSVKVQEPQFEGQTKTKLGNSEVMGAVDIAVGEALGIYLEEYPKEARMIVNKVILAATARAAARKAREMVQRKSVMGGSGLPGKLADCSDSDPEKCELYLVEGDSAGGTAKQGRDRNFQAILPLKGKILNVEKAMEHKIYENDEIKNMFTALGVSIGTPEDDKALNITKLRYHKIVIMTDADIDGSHITTLILTFFFRYMKALIEAGYVYIAAPPLYQVKKGKEFEYCWNDVQRDAAVQRLKGAGKEESVHIQRYKGLGEMNAEQLWDTTLDPARRTLLKATIENAAECDHTFSMLMGDEVAPRREFIERNAKYAKIDA; this is encoded by the coding sequence ATGAGCGAAGAAAAAGATCCAAACTCAAATTATGGAGCCGATAATATACAGGTTTTAGAAGGTTTAGAGGCTGTTCGTAAGCGTCCTTCGATGTATATCGGTGATACCGGAATTAAAGGTTTGCACCACCTAGTTTATGAAGTTGTAGATAACTCGATAGATGAGGCATTGGCTGGTCACGCAGATACCATTTATGTAAATATTCTTAAAGATAATTCGATTAGGGTAGAAGATAATGGTCGCGGTATTCCAACCGGAATAAATAAGAAAGAAAATAAATCAGCACTAGAAATCGTAATGACGGTTTTACACGCTGGTGGTAAATTTGATAAAGACACCTATAAAGTTTCTGGTGGTTTGCATGGTGTTGGGGTAAGTTGTGTTAACGCATTATCGACGCACTTGAGAGCCGAAGTTCATCGTGAAGGCGAAATATGGGTGCAAGAATACAACATTGGTAAACCTTTGTACGACGTTAAGCAAATTGGAACTACTGAAAAACGTGGTACAATTGTGACCTTTAGTCCAGATGCAACCATTTTTACGCAAACTACTGAGTATCGTTTTGATACATTGGCATCTCGTTTACGTGAATTATCATTCCTAAATAAAGGTATTAGCCTAACATTGGTTGATGAGCGTGAAACATTGGCTGATGGTACTTTCTTAACCGAAGTGTTCAAGTCTGAAGGTGGATTAAAGGAATTTGTTCAGTTTTTAGACGGAACTCGTCCATCGCTAATTCCTGAGCCAATTTATGTTGAGGGAATTAAAAATGGTATTCCTGTAGAGTTAGCGATGCAGTACAATGATAGCTACTCAGAAAATGTTCACTCTTATGTAAACAACATTAATACGCACGAAGGTGGAACACACATTGCTGGTTTTAGACGTGGTTTAACACGTACTTTAAAGGCTTATGCTGAGAAATCAGGCTTGCTTAAGAATGTTAAATTCGAAATAACTGGAGACGATTTTAGAGAAGGCTTAACGGCAGTAGTTTCTGTAAAAGTTCAAGAACCACAATTTGAAGGTCAGACCAAAACTAAACTAGGTAATAGCGAGGTAATGGGTGCTGTAGATATTGCAGTAGGTGAGGCTTTGGGTATTTACTTAGAAGAATATCCAAAAGAAGCTAGAATGATCGTTAACAAGGTTATTTTGGCGGCAACGGCTAGAGCAGCAGCTCGTAAGGCTCGTGAAATGGTTCAACGTAAAAGTGTAATGGGCGGTTCTGGTTTGCCAGGAAAACTTGCCGATTGTTCTGATAGTGATCCAGAAAAATGTGAATTATATCTTGTAGAGGGAGATTCCGCAGGTGGAACTGCTAAACAAGGTCGTGATCGTAATTTCCAAGCTATTTTACCATTAAAAGGAAAAATCCTGAACGTGGAAAAAGCAATGGAACATAAAATCTACGAAAACGACGAGATTAAAAATATGTTTACCGCTTTGGGTGTAAGTATCGGAACGCCTGAAGATGATAAAGCTTTAAATATCACTAAACTTCGTTACCACAAAATTGTAATCATGACAGATGCTGATATCGACGGGTCGCACATTACCACGTTGATTTTAACATTCTTCTTCCGTTACATGAAAGCGCTAATCGAAGCTGGTTATGTTTATATTGCTGCGCCACCACTTTACCAAGTTAAAAAAGGTAAAGAGTTTGAATACTGCTGGAATGATGTTCAGCGTGATGCTGCGGTGCAACGTTTAAAAGGTGCTGGTAAAGAAGAAAGTGTTCACATTCAGCGTTACAAAGGTTTGGGTGAGATGAACGCAGAACAATTGTGGGATACCACTCTTGATCCAGCTAGACGTACCTTATTAAAAGCAACAATAGAAAATGCAGCAGAATGCGACCATACTTTCTCTATGTTAATGGGCGATGAAGTTGCACCACGTAGAGAGTTTATTGAGCGTAACGCGAAATATGCTAAGATTGATGCTTAA
- a CDS encoding bestrophin family protein — MLLRNNIPLTYIFGKIKKELFFVIAYSLGIVVLYENFHVTRISIPLAVPALLGTVISLLLAFRSNQAYDRWWEARIIWGAIVNDSRTISRQILSFVENPYDLDEVEKFKHRFIKRQIAWCNALSQSLRGFSSHKGLERYLDKNELAFVKNQRNVMVALLELHAMDLKKALNEGWINKYQQIEIDKTITALCNHMGGSERIKNTIFPVTYSKYINMSIHLFIVLLPFGLIEYFGYMEVPLVIALAAFFLLVEKMAVHLQDPFENKPTDTPTTTICRNIEKDLCQMLDDNKLFEDMPHVEKASIGSYYIL; from the coding sequence ATGCTATTACGAAATAACATTCCCCTCACTTATATTTTTGGAAAAATCAAAAAAGAGCTATTTTTTGTAATTGCTTATTCATTAGGTATTGTAGTTCTTTATGAGAATTTCCATGTAACCCGAATTTCTATTCCACTTGCTGTACCAGCTTTACTTGGTACTGTAATTTCCTTACTATTGGCATTTAGGTCTAACCAAGCTTATGACAGATGGTGGGAAGCCAGAATAATTTGGGGCGCCATTGTTAACGATTCTAGAACAATATCTCGACAAATTTTATCATTTGTAGAAAACCCTTATGATTTAGATGAAGTGGAAAAATTTAAACACCGCTTTATTAAACGACAAATTGCGTGGTGTAACGCCTTAAGTCAATCTTTACGCGGCTTTAGTTCTCATAAAGGTTTAGAACGCTACCTTGATAAAAATGAACTGGCATTTGTTAAAAACCAGCGAAATGTGATGGTAGCTTTATTAGAATTACATGCAATGGACCTTAAAAAAGCTTTAAATGAAGGCTGGATTAATAAATACCAACAAATAGAAATTGACAAAACGATAACTGCGCTTTGTAACCACATGGGTGGGTCTGAACGTATTAAAAACACCATATTCCCAGTTACTTATAGCAAGTATATCAACATGTCTATCCATCTATTTATCGTGTTGTTACCTTTTGGTTTAATTGAATACTTTGGCTACATGGAAGTGCCATTGGTTATCGCACTTGCAGCATTCTTTTTGCTAGTAGAGAAAATGGCTGTTCATTTACAAGACCCTTTTGAAAATAAACCTACAGATACACCTACTACAACCATTTGTAGAAATATAGAAAAAGACTTGTGCCAAATGTTAGATGACAACAAATTATTTGAAGATATGCCACATGTAGAAAAAGCAAGCATTGGGTCTTATTACATACTCTAA